Proteins from a genomic interval of Cervus elaphus chromosome 13, mCerEla1.1, whole genome shotgun sequence:
- the CLBA1 gene encoding uncharacterized protein CLBA1 — protein sequence MSPEHLPIASVRAGGTNMQDQRELRGTPGQGLPVCAFLSDLPEQAGGGSLHQVSKDLGAPGRQSGDAVEWARPHSTLPPLDGEARISGDSFEGLSTSTARGPDPGEHSGAWGEFEGFRESSASSEQFSKSFELRERPSASQPWRTASAQKEHCSSQPHQGGVTGTGAITPSEPIVSCEDVFRSAFQEVPVPQAPEGISTLDHFLETRNEENSGLESVHKLCSESRKLWRALHNTRTATISRCVWSESRSRENFLPVLGVDAAQKSLSGSPGRTLGEPGPHEPEELGFRLQRCRALIQTKVSGTPGGGQGSLITYSLFLKTPVHGNGQYITIPRKKKIFSPRNLKLTLFNSDIC from the exons ATGTCTCCTGAGCATCTTCCCATCGCGTCTGTGCGGGCCGGGGGCACCAACATGCAAGACCAGCGGGAGCTGAGGGGCACACCTGGCCAGGGGCTCCCTGTCTGCGCCTTTCTGAGTGACCTCCCAGAGCAAGCAGGCGGGGGTTCCCTCCACCAGGTTTCTAAAGACCTCGGTGCACCTGGGAGGCAGAGCGGTGACGCTGTGGAGTGGGCGAGGCCCCACTCCACCCTTCCCCCGCTGGATGGGGAAGCCAGGATCTCTGGGGACAGCTTCGAGGGCTTGTCTACCAGCACCGCCAGGGGTCCAGACCCTGGGGAACACAGCGGCGCCTGGGGGGAGTTTGAAGGCTTTCGAGAATCCTCAGCCAGCTCTGAACAATTCTCTAAGTCCTTTGAGCTCCGGGAGAGGCCCTCAGCCTCTCAGCCGTGGAGAACAGCTTCTGCCCAAAAGGAGCACTGTTCTAGCCAGCCTCACCAGGGTGGAGTGACAGGAACCGGCGCCATCACCCCTTCTGAG cccATTGTCAGCTGTGAGGATGTTTTCAGGTCTGCTTTTCAAGAAGTACCAGTCCCACAGGCCCCGGAGGGCATCTCCACCTTAGACCACTTCTTAGAAACAAGGAATGAAGAAAACTCTGGCCTTGAATCCGTGCATAAACTGTG TTCTGAATCTAGAAAACTCTGGAGGGCTCTTCACAACACCAGGACCGCGACGATCTCCCGATGCGTCTGGAGCGAGTCCCGCAGTCGGGAAAACTTCCTTCCTGTTCTTGGAGTAGACGCTGCTCAGAAG AGCCTCTCAGGGAGCCCTGGCCGCACTCTGGGCGAGCCTGGCCCCCACGAGCCCGAAGAGCTCGGCTTCCGCCTGCAGCGCTGCAGAGCCCTGATCCAGACCAAG GTCTCGGGGACGCCAGGtggtggacagggcagcctgatCACCTACAGCCTCTTCCTGAAGACCCCCGTACACGGAAATGGGCAGTACATCACAATTCCAAGGAAAAAGAAGATTTTCAGTCCTCGTAACTTAAAACTGACATTGTTTAATAGTGACATTTGCTAA